A genomic window from Brassica oleracea var. oleracea cultivar TO1000 chromosome C8, BOL, whole genome shotgun sequence includes:
- the LOC106310601 gene encoding LOW QUALITY PROTEIN: protein NRT1/ PTR FAMILY 8.1 (The sequence of the model RefSeq protein was modified relative to this genomic sequence to represent the inferred CDS: deleted 1 base in 1 codon) yields MEESDVYTEDGTVDIHKNPASKKTTGNWKACRFILFNVCCERLAYYGMSKNLADYYLKSRLNQGNTTAANNVTNWFGTCYITPLIGAFLADAYLGRYWTIATFVFIYVFGLTLLTLSASVPGLKPGNCNSDTCHPSSDQTAVFFVALYMIALGIGGIEPCVSSFGADQFDENDEAEKLEKSSFFNWFYFSANVGAFVAAIVISWIQMNIGWGWGFGVPTVAMVIAVMFFFSGSRYYRLQRPQGNPLTRIFQVIVAALRKMSVEVPEDKSQLFEIAADASNITGSRKLEHTDNLKFFDKAAVESQSDSINDGEVNPWRLCSVTQVEELKCIITLLPFWASGIVFATVYSQLNTLFVLQGNTMDQHMGKHFEISSDSLSLFTTVSVLFCTLVYDQFIVPFARKFTRQERGFTQIQRMGIGLVISIFAMITAGVLEVVRLDYVKTHNAYDAKKIPISIFWQIPQYFVVGCVEVFTFIGQLEFFYDQAPEAMISLCSALSLTTKALGNYLSTVLMTVVMKMTKKKGKPGWIPDNLNRGHLDYFFYLLAALSFLNFLVYLWISKRYKYKKAIGRAH; encoded by the exons ATGGAAGAAAGTGATGTGTATACGGAAGATGGAACAGTCGATATTCAC AAAAATCCTGCAAGTAAGAAGACAACCGGAAACTGGAAAGCTTGCCGCTTCATTCTTT TCAACGTGTGCTGTGAAAGATTGGCCTACTATGGAATGAGCAAAAACCTTGCGGACTACTATCTTAAGAGTCGTCTGAATCAAGGCAACACTACTGCTGCGAATAACGTCACGAATTGGTTTGGAACATGTTATATAACTCCTTTGATTGGAGCCTTTCTAGCTGATGCTTATCTTGGACGTTATTGGACTATCGCAACCTTTGTTTTCATCTATGTCTTC GGTTTGACTCTTTTGACGTTATCAGCTTCAGTTCCTGGACTTAAACCGGGTAACTGCAACAGCGATACATGTCATCCGAGTTCCGATCAGACAGCTGTTTTCTTTGTTGCGCTTTATATGATCGCTCTTGGAATAGGTGGTATAGAACCATGTGTTTCGTCCTTCGGAGCGGATCAGTTTGATGAGAATGACGAGGCCGAGAAGCTAGAGAAAAGCTCTTTCTTTAATTGGTTTTACTTCTCCGCTAACGTTGGAGCTTTTGTTGCTGCGATTGTTATTTCCTGGATACAAATGAACATAGGTTGGGGATGGGGCTTTGGTGTCCCGACCGTGGCCATGGTCATTGCGGTTATGTTTTTCTTCTCGGGAAGTCGTTATTACCGACTTCAGAGACCGCAAGGGAATCCACTCACACGGATATTTCAGGTTATAGTTGCAGCCTTAAGGAAGATGAGTGTTGAGGTTCCAGAGGACAAGTCTCAGCTCTTTGAAATTGCTGCTGATGCGAGTAATATCACTGGTAGCCGGAAGCTAGAGCATACAGACAACTTAAA GTTTTTCGATAAGGCAGCGGTTGAGAGTCAATCCGATAGCATCAACGACGGTGAAGTGAACCCTTGGAGACTCTGTTCGGTAACACAAGTCGAAGAGCTCAAGTGCATAATCACTCTTCTTCCATTTTGGGCCTCAGGGATAGTCTTTGCCACAGTGTACAGCCAACTGAACACATTGTTCGTCTTACAAGGAAACACAATGGACCAACACATGGGGAAACACTTCGAAATCTCATCAGATTCCCTCTCGCTTTTCACCACGGTCAGTGTACTCTTCTGTACTCTTGTCTACGACCAGTTCATTGTCCCCTTCGCAAGAAAGTTCACACGTCAAGAGCGTGGCTTCACTCAGATTCAACGTATGGGAATAGGTCTCGTGATCTCAATCTTTGCCATGATCACTGCAGGAGTCTTGGAGGTCGTTAGGCTCGACTACGTCAAAACTCACAACGCATATGACGCGAAAAAGATTCCCATTTCGATTTTCTGGCAGATTCCTCAGTATTTTGTAGTTGGGTGCGTAGAAGTTTTCACTTTTATAGGCCAGCTTGAGTTTTTCTATGACCAGGCGCCTGAGGCGATGATAAGTCTCTGCTCGGCTTTGTCTTTGACAACTAAAGCGCTTGGGAACTACTTGAGCACGGTTCTTATGACGGTTGTGATGAAAATGACGAAGAAAAAGGGCAAACCGGGTTGGATACCGGATAACTTGAACCGGGGTCATCTGGATTACTTTTTCTATTTGCTGGCAGCTCTTAGTTTCCTCAACTTCTTAGTGTACCTCTGGATTTCTAAACGCTACAAGTACAAGAAAGCTATAGGTCGAGCACATTGA